The region tttatcGAACCTTCATGTGTCACTAACTTGAACATGCCATCATTACCAGTAAGGTATTAAACAATTTTCATTCTGTAAATTAGGCCATCAATTATAtgattttcattatttataTCCAGTAATGTTTCCTTCGAGCAGATTTGCATATGCAGTAGAGTACGAAGATCCTGTCATTTAGCACAACTGAAACATTTAGtttgatcatgcaaatcaagtaataatttgcataattaacccATCACGTCACTTCTTTCCGGACACAAGAGCTATCCACTACCCAGAAATCATCACCATAGCATATACAGAACACAAGATATAGAATGTATCAAAACCAGTCTTGCTGCAGTAACACGAAAAAACGCTGGagggcccataatctaatcataTCTTCATTTCAGCACAATctaccaacgtaccaaatatcattaatatCCATTTACAGTTTCTGGAGTTATGCTCtccacagacaaacacacacgaaaACAGAAGGttattaaccttcttggcgaaggtaaaaacaacaaagttaTGTATAGCCAGGTAGCCCCACAAAAGCCTTGTGACACACAAAACTTCTGTACATAAATATTTTTCTACATTAGCATGGGGGATAATATGGGCATCTATGATATCCAGCACTGTGTGAAAATAGGCAAGACATGAGCAAATGTTCATATATGATAACTGTGTTAGGTTGTCAATGACTGTTGTTGACTGAGGCTAGAAACAATACACGATGTTTTATGTTCTACAAATTGGTTTCTCTTCTTTATCGAAAATTTTTTGTGGGTTATGTTTCCTCGTTCGACAATGCTGCGTGTACTAGTAGTGTCGTTCAGGTGGTGGTGCTACTTACAGTGCATAGAAATAAGGCACCTTGTTGAAAAACTGGTAATTGTCGACACGGATCACTGCAAGCATTGGCAAGAATGTGTAAGAGGTATTTTAGACGGGGTTACTCATGAATAGAGACATTGTTCGACGAAGTAACTTGTTTATTTGCATTGCATACCTGgcaaaccgcctcaaggcgtaacgcaccagatttgtactgaagactacaagctgcatatccgatGTCTGTCTATCCGTCTGTTAGTGGAtggcataacttgagaagctgtggatgaattcttatgatgtttggtatgtgggtgggggTTAAAAAAACGAAGATCAAGTTCAATAATTGGCCACCTAGCAGCGTtatatggtactgcagcgtaacTCCCGTTttagatatctcgtgttctagacatgctgaGGTTGTAATTTGTGAATGGCGAATAGCTCGGACGGCAAAGGGTACTGGTAATTCGTGTAGGTATGTATACGTACCCTCCAGctttttggaactacaggaaCTAATCTTATTTCAGACtttgagactttgaaagagaaaaacctaagAAGCCGATGACGGATTGTCATGATTtagtatataacgttagtttacgaaaaaccgggattttttcgatacgagttaataaaaaccaatctggcagaacaatgaaccattcctttttctgttattctgtcaatatcatggattacctttgcactaatgctgtATATGctatattttctctctagtcgtgttGATACCatgatattgtaatttgaaactaccgtccgccgcacgcggAATGACggtgctcttggacaggtgctaacattttttcgggagagaagattcgtcattattATCTTGCCGCTAAGCAGCTTTTTATATAGCAGCTATTGTTTCcaccttggcttgaagagagtgctaaATTAAAGTCATATGAACgtgtccaagcaaaaaaaaaacccaaaaaaaacgacaaaacggccgtaccgcacgcatcagacCCCTTCGGTAACAActcgtttgttgagtcggtagaacgtcccTCAAAGTCGATCAccaccgtcatggcaatttgtacattcgTGGGGACGTTAgttggatgccgtagcaatggtaatacttaATACTATGTCCATATATTTATGCCTGtattaggagcaaactttgaggacaATATCGCCCTCAGTctactatcacacacaacatttagacaaaaagtgttcctcacaaacctttgtcgtctgctgaatgacaggattctgggtaatgaatttggtggcgggaaaatacaccgtagtgccgtagccataggTTGCAGCAACAAACTAGcttttttgatgattgatcacacttagagtccagttgcaggttagcaaaagagattctaataagttatCTTGTAattaattgtgtttagcaggaagcggatgtgacatttgtcttttgAACCAGCAATTAGAATGtcaaataaaaattaaaattatGAGACACGGATCTTGGCCCCATATGCATGTGCATAATTTATCAGGAAATGCCATAATTCATGAGCAATAGCCTGCTTAGATTTTTATACGTTGAACATGCACTTGCGTTATTTTGgaagagaagatgatcaactgtaTTGTGTGGAATTGAGATGGCTTTGTTATGTTTTGACAGGAGATTTGCAAACATTTAGATGTTTCACGGATGGAAAATATCCCGGATTTCTTATAACTGTATTACATCAATCCCCACTAGGTGCTACAGCCGGCCAGGATGACGGTCTTGTTGTGTCTACTGTGACAGGACAAGTCCGTGGAACAACCACCCACACAACCGACCTTCCCGACAAACCGATCTACGCTTTCCTGGGCATCCCGTACGCAGCGCCACCTGTTGGAGAACTCCGGTACCGCCCGCCCCAGCCTGCCCTCCCGTGGGAGGGGGTCAGGGAGGCCGTGGAATACGGTTCTTACTGTCCCCAAAATCTTACTTCCTTCAACAAGATGGATTATGACTTTCCAATGGAGTTTGGAGAGAACATGACCATGAGTGAGGACTGCCTGACAGTCAACGTCTTCACTCCGACCGTAGGAGGGGATGCCGCTTTACCGGTAATTTTTACCCGACCTCATTAATAAAAAGCATAATATTTGACAAAGGCTTAAATTATGCTACAAATTTCCATCACTGAATTTCTCAAAGCTACATAAGACTGAACCATAATCGGTGGCTTCTCCGTTTTAATGCACGCCAACATGGAATAATGTTTTGAAGTGTAAACCTACGTTGTCATCAccattattgtttcaaatggaATATCAATATTACTATACCTGGAAGGGTCCGAATTTTCCTACTACCATATTTATCATCACGCAAGTGTTACATTTAAGACACACCTTAGCAAGGTGTGTATATCAAAGCTCATAAAAATATGATGCTTTAGATTTGCCTTTAGCTTTGGTGAATTTTCTTTGCAGGTCCTGCTGTGGATCCACGGAGGAGCCCTAATGTTGGGTATGGGGTCACCTCCTGGATGGGAGGCTCTTGCTGCTCACCAAGACGTCGTGGTGGTCTCCTTCAACTACCGTCTCGGGGTGCTGGGTTTTCTCAGCACGAAAGACGAGAACATGCCAGGAAACTACGGACTCCTGGACCAGGTCAGTCGCAGCAATGAGTCGCAGCAATGACTTAGGCCATTTTCGATGAGAAATATTACTACCTGTTTCCTTTATGCATGCCCATTTTGCTGTTAATTCATATCAAAAAGAACGATTTTCTTGCTGTACAGGTCCATGCTATGGAATGGGTGAAGGAAAACATCCGAAACTTCGGTGGGGATCCAGAAAGAGTCACCTTATTTGGACAATCGGCAGGAGGTATCAGTATCTCTTACCATCTTCTGTCACCCCTCAGTAAAGGTTTGTTCCAAAGAGCCATCTCACAGAGTGGTACCTGGAAAACATTTCCTGTCAACCCCCAGCCACTTCCGCTGACGAAAATGTTCGCGGAGAAGGCCGGTTGCGAGATGGAGGACACGGCAAGCATAACGGCCTGTCTGAAGGGGAAGTCAGCTGAAGAACTTTTGGAGTCGTTCGATGCCTTATGGCCTATGCTATACCTTGTCCCGGTAGTTGATGGCACATTTCTGACGACTGACCCCATGGATCTGATGGAGAAAGGAGAAATCAACACAATAGATTATCTTCTTGGAGTCAACAACCACGAGGTCGGATGGGTGGCTCTGTCTCATTTCGTTCAAGGGGATCTTCATGTTGGAATATCTCAAGAAGTATTTGTCAAAATAGTGAGGACAGGAACGACTATGGCTTACCAGGTGAATACGCTATTCGATAAGAGCGGTTTTGCAAGATAATTCGCAAATTTGTGAGTTATGTCCCGAACCCATTTTAAACATATAGGCCCAGTGATATCTGGTGAATGTCCAATTATTTGCATAACGATGACTGTTAGTCTTTAGTTAGAATTATTTGTGAAAGTGGTGGATATCTAGCAGGGACTAGGACATTATAGACATCTTGCCGCGGTCATTTGAATCTGATGAAGGCTGACAGACATCCAGGATTTTGGTGATGATTCTCTGCTTTCTTAGGACACAGTCTTAAACTAGCTGTTTACATGACTCTGAAAAGTAATAAATTATACTCTAATAATTCTTGTATCACTCTCAGGGCAATCCAAACCTGGACAAAATAGTGGACACCATCGTCGCTGAGTATCGGGATCCGACTACACCCGACGACCCGCTGGCGATTCAGTACCAGTATTCACATGTGCAAGGAGATTCCATGTTTGTAGCACCTACAATGCTTGTTGCTGAAAAGCATGCCGGTAAGTAACATTTGGATACTGTACCTGATTTTCATATTACAGCAATGcgctgtatttgtgtgtttccaGTTAAGTCATCCTttatatacaataaaatgttctAGTAGGAGAAAAATGGGTTTCAGTATGTCTCACCTTTTCCTTTTTAATGTCAGAAGTTCTCACTAAAAGCAACTCAAGTCATCCTTTTTAGTACATTGTAAATTCGAATATCATATAAGCTATACTCATTATGGgcatttttaatttttgttcaaTTGAATAAGGCACATTCTTAAACTTTAGAATCTCTTTTCTCATTCTATAAATGTTGTTAACGCTCTTGAATTCTGTTTGAAAGATGTCGGTGCTCGTGTCTTCCTCTACGAGAACCAGTACCGACCTTCCATCGACCCGAACAGACCCGACTGGGTGGGATGTGACCATGCTGACGACCTTTTTTATAATCTGGGGACTTCCGTTCCTCAAAGGACCTGTCAAACCAGTAAACTACAGTGAAGAAGACGAGGAGTTCAGTCTCATTATGATGGCGTACTGGGCAAACTTCGCACGATCTGGGCAAGAATTCGCTACTTTCTACCTGGGCAAGCCTATATAGAACTACCTGTACAAATAGATAGCTGGCAGTGGCATTTAAAGTTTTGGTGgcgtctttttttcaaatcgtGGTATTTTGGTAATTAGTGTCTGATGATCGTTACAGGGATCCTTCCGACTCCACCGGCGGACCCACTGACAGCCCCTCCCTGCCGACCTGGCCTCAGTACACACCTGACAACCCTGTCTACATGAAGCTGGACGTGGTGCCGACCACTGACGTTGGGCTGAAGTCTGAGAAAATGAAACTTTGGAACGAGATCATCCCTGACCTAGCTGCTGTGAAGAAAGATGAACTTTGAAATCCCCGTAAAGATAGTGTACCATTCgaaactttattcaatgtttacaacatcgcaggctgagacagcctgaattgcgttgcaattCACAATTCTTACAGCAACAACACGTCATCATTTCATAATAAGATTAAATGTTAAAATTACACAGTATCACAGATCGAAGGTACAAATGACACGAATCATCTCAAATCTGCTACCAATCTAAGAGGCATCGTATACATATTAAgacaaaacattaagaatacagTATTGACGGTCATTAGTGTCCGATTTTTGCTGATCATTATTGCATGATTTTGAGCGTTCTAGGAATAAAGGATTGTTAATGTCTCTTTGTTCGGCTGAGCGGTATTTTGAAGGTTGATGTTCGTCTAAGTTGGTATGGAGTGTCCTCGGACTGCACCAGGAACTGCCGGCAGGGATGTGTATCGTCCGCCACCACCCTCCCGAGCTCACGCGCGTCTGCCTCGCGTCTCCGCTTCTCCAAGGTCGGCAGCTGGTCGTAGGGGATACCAATAACCCTGCAGCACGTTTTTTGGACCTTCTCGATCTCATCTGACAATCCACGAGGTAGTCCTCCCCACACCGGTGAGCCGTACTCTAACACCGGCCGAATGAATGTAGTGTAGATCTGAAGGAGAACATCCACTGGCAGCCCCGCTCGCCTCGACAGTCGCAGGTAGTGTACACGTGGTCTTACTTTGGACAGCATATAATCAACATGGAGACCCCAGGACAAGTCATTAGTGACAACTCGGCAAAATTCGTACATTTGCATTCATAAAAATACCGATTCTGtagcttttttttctgacatgttGAATGTTATGTGTTCTTCGCAGGTACTTCTGTGGATACATGGGGGAGCTTTGATGGTATTCTATGGTTCTCCTCCCGGATGGGAGGCTCTTGCTGCTCACCAAGACGTCGTGGTGGTCTCCTTCAACTACCGTCTCGGTGTGCTGGGTTTCCTCAGCACGGGAGACGAGAACATGCCGGGAAACTACGGATTCCTAGACCAGGTCAGTAGAAGCAACGGCCATCATCAATTCTAAAAAAATCTCTTAAAAATGCTTCTTCTTTTTCAAGTATGTACATTCTGCTGATATCGTATACTAACAGAAGTAATACGCATACAATACAGGTCCATGCCATGAAATGGGTGAAGGAGAACATCCGAAACTTCGGTGGAGATCCGGAAAGAGTCACCATATTTGGAGAGTCAGCAGGCGGTATTAGCGTCTCCTATCTGCTTCTGTCACCGCTCAGTAAAGGTCTGTTCCAGAGAGCCATCTCACAGAGTGGTACCTGGAGAACATTTCCAGTCAACCTTCAGCCACTCGCAACCACCAAAATGTTTGCGGAAAAGGCAGGTTGTGAGATGGAAGATCCCGCAGCCCTAACGACCTGTCTGAAAGAGAAGTCGGTGGAGGAGCTTATGGAGGCAGTCCAGGCCTTGGGGCCAATGTTCTATCTTGTACCAGTGGTAGATGGGACATTTCTGACGGCTCACCCCACGGATCTGATGGAGAAAGGAGACATCAACACGGCAGATTATCTTCTTGGATTCAACAACCACGAAGGTGGATGGATGGGGTTGTCGAGTTTCCTCGAAGGAGACCCTCATGATGGGATATCCCAAGAGGAATTTGTCAAACTAGTGAAGATGGGCTTGTCATTTGTTTACCCGGTGAGTCCGCAACGCATCTAAAAACCCTAGTCCTCCTATGTcggacaattgtcgggttgcaCATTCTTGGTCTATATGCTAGCCATGACAATTGCTGGGTTGAgaatatttctagaatgcgtacgttGCAACCGCGCGTTTGTTGTAAAGCGTGGTAACTaaaattgagcaatatcaacgagtaccctttctttcaattttttctggGCACTtgagcagtgggggtatatttttgctctggaactccagTAGGAGAAGAGTTAAAACCAAAGTGTAAAGAGTGTCTTCGCACGATAATTTAAAGACTGTGAGTTATGTCCCATCTTAACCATCAACAGTGTTCTACATTCAGTGGATAAATAGTACTTAAGATTTTTAAAAGACGTTGATGTCTTTCAGGGACGGGTGCGATATAAGTATATTGCCATGCGTGTCTTTGAGATACTTGATTCGTCATTCGAATATGATGAAGGCTGACAGGCGTAGTTACGCATTGTGTTAAAGATTAGCTATCTAACTTGACCATAACTATCGGTCAGAAATTTGAATCACTGTCTGCAACAGTCAGTAACAGTAAAAGGGTAACAGTCAAACATATTGGAACATCTTGGGTAATTTCATTGACAAACCAGATTAATACAATTTAGTGCTTCTTAGGGATAAGTATTTAACAAAGAAGTGATTTTCTCTCATGACATATGTTTTGGTATCACTCTCAGGGCAATCCGAACTTTGACAAAATCGCGGACACCATCGTGGCTGAGTATCAGCATCC is a window of Branchiostoma lanceolatum isolate klBraLanc5 chromosome 8, klBraLanc5.hap2, whole genome shotgun sequence DNA encoding:
- the LOC136440433 gene encoding pyrethroid hydrolase Ces2e-like; this translates as MAICATAGQDDGLVVSTVTGQVRGTTTHTTDLPDKPIYAFLGIPYAAPPVGELRYRPPQPALPWEGVREAVEYGSYCPQNLTSFNKMDYDFPMEFGENMTMSEDCLTVNVFTPTVGGDAALPVLLWIHGGALMLGMGSPPGWEALAAHQDVVVVSFNYRLGVLGFLSTKDENMPGNYGLLDQVHAMEWVKENIRNFGGDPERVTLFGQSAGGISISYHLLSPLSKGLFQRAISQSGTWKTFPVNPQPLPLTKMFAEKAGCEMEDTASITACLKGKSAEELLESFDALWPMLYLVPVVDGTFLTTDPMDLMEKGEINTIDYLLGVNNHEVGWVALSHFVQGDLHVGISQEVFVKIVRTGTTMAYQGNPNLDKIVDTIVAEYRDPTTPDDPLAIQYQYSHVQGDSMFVAPTMLVAEKHADVGARVFLYENQYRPSIDPNRPDWVGCDHADDLFYNLGTSVPQRTCQTSKLQ